The Flavobacterium marginilacus genome window below encodes:
- the pbfA gene encoding (R)-1-hydroxy-2-aminoethylphosphonate ammonia-lyase, with translation MNSIDTYKKTEGDINLTPARTAWNETMNDEETKHLLEKDARYFLHQSMSTPCLDVLETAAGSSIKNNSGKSYLDFHGNNVHQIGYANPFLIENLIEQMKALPFSPRRFTNKPAIDFAEKLASLCPSDLNRILLTPNGSSAVGIALKLARAVTKKFKVVSFWDSFHGASLDAISVGGESVFRDYMGPMPTGVERIPPPVTYRGIFENNENKCLEYLEYVFSKENDIGAFIAETIRNTDVQLPSQNFWKQVRKLCTQYGVLLILDEIPIALGRTGKMFAFEHYGIEPDILCLGKGLGGGIFPQAAIVTRDEYNVFSDISLGHYTHEKSPLGAVAGLSTIAFIEKENLLKKVVDDAVYMEKSLMDLKDKYTIIGDIRGIGLLWAIELVKDQQTKEKAVDEAEQMLYLCLKKGLSFKVSSGNVLQLSPALTIRREELESALNILDESFSVL, from the coding sequence ACACCTATAAAAAAACAGAAGGAGATATTAATTTAACTCCAGCAAGAACGGCTTGGAATGAGACCATGAACGATGAAGAAACAAAACATCTTTTAGAAAAAGATGCCCGTTATTTTTTGCATCAGTCGATGTCAACGCCTTGCCTGGATGTTCTGGAAACTGCTGCTGGTTCATCTATAAAAAACAATTCAGGTAAAAGCTATTTAGACTTTCACGGAAATAATGTGCATCAGATTGGTTATGCGAATCCATTTCTTATTGAAAATCTAATCGAGCAAATGAAAGCATTGCCATTTTCCCCCAGACGTTTTACAAATAAACCTGCAATTGATTTTGCAGAAAAACTAGCTTCTTTATGTCCATCTGATTTAAACAGAATATTATTGACGCCTAATGGAAGTTCAGCAGTGGGCATTGCTCTTAAATTGGCAAGAGCTGTAACTAAAAAGTTCAAAGTGGTTTCATTTTGGGATTCTTTTCATGGTGCGTCTCTCGATGCTATCAGTGTTGGAGGTGAATCGGTTTTTAGGGATTATATGGGACCAATGCCAACGGGTGTGGAGCGGATTCCTCCGCCAGTAACGTATCGCGGTATTTTTGAAAATAATGAGAATAAATGTTTAGAATATTTAGAATATGTTTTTTCTAAAGAAAATGATATCGGAGCATTTATCGCAGAAACCATCCGAAATACTGATGTACAGCTTCCATCTCAAAATTTTTGGAAACAGGTTCGTAAACTCTGTACGCAGTATGGAGTACTATTAATATTAGACGAAATTCCAATTGCATTAGGAAGGACAGGCAAAATGTTTGCATTTGAACATTATGGAATTGAACCCGATATTCTGTGTTTAGGAAAAGGGTTGGGAGGGGGGATATTCCCTCAGGCAGCTATTGTTACAAGAGACGAGTACAATGTTTTCAGTGATATTTCCCTGGGGCATTATACTCACGAAAAAAGCCCTTTGGGTGCTGTAGCGGGATTGAGTACTATAGCTTTTATCGAAAAAGAAAATCTATTGAAAAAAGTAGTCGATGATGCTGTTTATATGGAAAAATCCCTGATGGATTTAAAAGATAAATACACAATTATTGGCGATATTAGAGGAATAGGACTTTTATGGGCAATAGAATTGGTAAAAGACCAACAGACTAAAGAAAAAGCTGTAGATGAAGCAGAGCAGATGCTGTATCTGTGCCTAAAAAAAGGATTGAGTTTCAAAGTTTCTTCCGGTAATGTTCTGCAATTGTCACCAGCACTGACTATCAGACGGGAAGAGTTAGAATCGGCATTGAATATCCTTGATGAAAGTTTCTCAGTATTATAG